CTGGCCCGCTTTTCAAGCAACCCCTTATTCCCATGACTATACTTTCACTCACAGACTATACCCTGAGATAAATACCGAACTGTTTATGAAATCTGCTGAACAAATGAAGGGTTTACTAAAAGAAGCAGATGTATTAATGGATCACATAACAAATTCCTCAGAATGGACCGCAGAACTTATGAAGGCAGCTCAGCAATCAAATAAAAGTGAAGTAATTCAATTACTAAAGTCTACAGGTGTTCAGTCAAAGATGGACGTAAGTTACACGCCAGATGGACTAAACATTATGTTATATACTTCTGTTGGAGATTTAGATTGCGGTCACTTGAGGATATCGATTCGCTGGAGATAATCTAAATGGGATGAAATATAAAAACCCATGAAACTAGCTTTCTAGTTTCATGGGTTTTAATGAGGACAAATACCTGTCAAAAAATCAGGCGTTTTTATATTTTTCTTAATGCCCAAGCGAGCGCATGATAAATTCGATGAGAAAGACCATGGCGATGAGTACGACAGGGGTAGAAAGCTCACGCTGCTTCCCAATGGCAAATTTCACAATCGGGTATGCAATAAATCCAAACGCCATTCCATCAGCGATGGAGTAGGTGAAAGGAATCATCACAATAATCAGAAAAGCAGGCATGGCTTCTGATAGTTCATCCAGTGGGATCTCTTTAATATTTTGAACCATTAACGCACCAACTATGATTAAAATCGGGCTGATAGCTGTCGAAGGAACCATTGAGATCCAGGGAATTAAGAACAGGGTTCCAATAAACAGGATCGCCATTGTCAAAGCGGCTCTTCCGGTTTTACCACCTGAAGCGATTACTGCCGCGCTTTCAGCAGATGAGACAGTAGGAGACGTTCCTAAAAACCCACTGCTTAACGCAGAAAAAGAAGCGGCTTGAAAGGATCGTTTAAACTTTCCTTTCTGTTCAAGCATTCCGAGCTGTCCATGAATCAATCCCATATTCTCGAAAATAAGAACAATGGCAAGTGGGAATACAGCCATCCAAAATCCGAAATCACTAAGTCCTGAGAAGTCAGGGATAAATACCCAGGATTGTTCATCAAGAGATATCATGGAGCCTGGGGCCTCAAGAATTCCAGTGAAGTGGGCAATAATCGTTCCTACGATCATGGTTACAAGAAAATTACCTGGAACGTTCCGTGTAAAAAGAAAAATCCCGATAAACAAGGTGATCAGGCTCGTGATCACAACGGCTGAAGATGGGTTTCCTAGACTAATTAAGGAATATTCCCCACGAACAACGAGTCCGCCTTTCTCTAGCCCAATCAGTGTCAGAAACAGACCAAGCCCTACAGTGATCGCGTGCTTTAAAGATTCGGGAATTGCGTGCTTAAGCCAGTCTCCAAGTCTGGTAAAAGCTGTTATTAAAAACAGCAGGGAAGCGATACATACGACGGCCAGTCCTTCTTGAAAGCTAAGACCGCTCCCTTCGACAATCGAGTAGGCAAATAAGGCGTTAACCCCCATACCTGGAATGAGAACCATAGGCGCATTCGCGTATATGGCCATGATCAAACAGCCAATCGCACTGGCAAGAATAGTGGCTACCATCCCGCTCTCGAGCGGAAGTCCGGCACTCTCTAGTATCTGACTGTTAACGGCTACGATATAAACCGTGGTAAAGTACCCGATCAGTCCGGCTGTCCACTCTTTCTTCCAGCTGACGTTTTGAGTCTGGTGATTGAACATTTCAATCTCCTCTATGAAATTATCCCTCTCCCGCCCGGCTACCGAGTAACCCACAAATTTTTATTCTACTCTTCTCCAACCTTTCTATCAAGTTTATCTGTTCTTTTTTGTAAATAGTAAGCTGTTAGATTAGGATTGTGATAAAATATAGTAGGATCAAATTGCGAAAGTAAGCGTTTTCTTATTGGAAACCAAGAGAGAAAATAGGGATGGTGAAAGAAATGAAATATAGATCAGTATTCGATATTATCGGTCCGGTTATGATTGGACCGTCCAGTTCACATACGGCTGGAGCAGCTCGGATTGGAAGAGCCGCCCGTCATCTATTTGGCAGAGAGCCAAAGTATGCGAATGTCCACTTGTATGGTTCATTTGCAAAAACCTATAAAGGTCACGGAACGGATGTGGCCATAATTGGCGGATTGTTGGATTATGACACATATGACGAACGAATTCGGGATGCTTTAAAAACAGCTCGAAAAAATGGCATGAAGGTGCGTTTTTATGAAGAAGAAGCACATACGGACCATCCGAATACGGCACGTCTAAAAATAGGTGATGACGACGGTGAACTTGAGCTTGTCGGAATCTCAATTGGCGGGGGTAAAGCGGAAATTACCGAACTGAATGGATTTGAATTACGGTTATCCGGGAGTCATCCTGCTATCCTTCTAATTCACAATGATCGATATGGTGCCATTGCATCCTCTACAGCCATTTTAGCTAAACATGAAATTAATATCGGACGTATGGAAGTCTCGAGAAAAGCTCAGGGCGAACAGGCACTTATGGTCATAGAAGTGGATCAGAATATTGATGATTCCGTCTTAAGTGAGCTTGAACGTGCCGATCACATTACCCAGGTGGCGAAAATATCCGACTAACATTTATTCAGGGAGGGTTTATCTATGTTTCGAAATGTTGCCGAGCTAGTTGAGCTAGCTGAAAGTGAAAATATACAAATCTCAGAAGTTATGATCAGACAGGAGATGGAAGTTAAAGAGTTAACGAGAGAAGAAGTTTATCAACATATGGAAAAAAACCTGGAGGTTATGGAAAAAGCGATCGAAGATGGTTTGAAAGGGGTAAAATCCCACAGTGGACTGACTGGTGGAGACGCTGTTCTTATCCAGAATTACATGAAAAATCATACACCTCTCTCGGGTAATTTACTTATGGATGCCGTTAGTAAAGCAGTGGCTACCAATGAAGTTAATGCAGCGATGGGGACCATTTGTGCCACCCCCACGGCAGGGAGCGCGGGGTGTGTCCCGGGCACTTTATTTGCTGTGAAAAACCAGCTGAACCCAACACGGGACCAAATGGTACGTTACCTGTTTACTTCGGGTGCCTTTGGTTTTGTAGTCGCGAACAATGCATCGATATCTGGAGCTGCCGGAGGCTGTCAGGCTGAAGTAGGCTCAGCAGCGGGAATGGCGGCTGCTGCTATTGTGGAAATGGCAGGAGGGACGCCTTCTCAGTCAGCAGAAGCGATGGCCATTACCCTGAAGAATATGCTAGGTTTAATATGTGATCCCGTTGCGGGTCTGGTGGAGGTTCCTTGTGTGAAAAGAAATGCTATGGGAGCTTCAAATGCCGTTGTGGCAGCAGACATGGCCCTGGCAGGAGTGACCAGTCGTATTCCTTGCGATGAAGTAATCGATGCGATGTATAAAGTTGGTCAGCGTATGCCTTCAGCTTTTCGTGAAACTGCTCAAGGCGGCCTTGCTGCCACTCCTACGGGAAGAGAATTAGAAGCAAAAGTATATGGAATTTCGTTGAAGAAAGAGTGAATAGTGTGTTAACCCAATCGATTAGTGAATTAAAAGGAATTGGAGAGAAACTGGAATCACAGTTGAATGAACTTGGTCTTTTTACGATAGAGGATCTTCTGTTTTATTTCCCGTTTCGGTACGATTCTTATGAAGTCAAACCATTAACTGAATTGACCCATAATGAAAAAGCTACGATCGAAGGGGAGGTTGTTTCTGAACCTTCCCTTAGCTTTTTTGGCCGGAAAAAATCCCGATTAACGTTTACACTCCAAGTGGAGCAGTTTGCTGTAAAAGCTGTTATGTTCAACCGGGCTTTTGCGAAAAAACAGCTTCATGCAGGAGATACAGTGACGGTTACAGGGAAGTGGGATCAACAGAGGCTGCAGATCACTGTCAGCCAGTTTAAGAAAGGTGAATCCAAAAGTCAGGCCCCGATTCAGCCTGTCTATACTTTAAAAGAAGGAGTACCCCTTACTACTCTTCGAAAGTACATTAAGGCTTCAATTGATGCCTATGAACATGAGATACCTGAAATTCTGCCTGAGGAACTACAGCGGGCGTACAAGTTGCCCGAACGCCCGCAAGCTATTCGGCAGATGCATTACCCTGATAATAGAATCATGTTAAAGCACGCCAAGCGCAGGTTCATATATGAGGAGTTTCTCATTTTTCAGCTTAAAATGCAGTTGTTGAGAAAACATCATCGGGAGTCAACTACAGGGAACGCCCAGTCTTATGACAATGGTAAACTAACCTCTTTTGTTCAGGCCCTTCCATTTGAATTGACTCAGGCGCAGAAGCGTTCTCTTGCGGAAATTCTGAAAGACATGAAAAATCCTCACCGAATGAATCGTCTCCTTCAGGGTGATGTAGGATCTGGTAAAACGGCAGTGGCTGCCATTGCTCTTTATGCCTCAATTACCGCAGGGAAACAGGGAGCGCTTATGGTTCCGACGGAAATCCTTGCGGAGCAGCATTTTCAGTCGCTTATGGAAATGTTTGAAGGTCGTGCTACTGTCGCTCTCCTAACCGGATCGATTAAAGGAAAAAAGCGTCGTGAGATCTTAGAATCCGTTCGGGCAGGGGATATTGATATATTAATTGGGACCCACGCACTGATTCAGGATGAAGTCGAGTTTCATGATTTGGGTTTTGTTATTGTTGATGAACAGCATCGTTTTGGAGTCCGTCAGCGGAGAACACTGAGAGATAAAGGACTTTATCCCGATGTTCTATTTATGACGGCGACCCCAATACCAAGGACACTTGCGATTACAGCATTTGGGGACATGGATGTGTCTGTGATTGATGAAATGCCGGCAGGAAGAAAGCCGGTAGAAACTTACTGGGTAAAGGGAGAAATGACAGATAGGGTGTTATCGTTTATTCAGAAAGAAATTGATCAAGGACACCAGGCGTATGTGATCTGCCCGCTGATTGAAGAATCGGACCAGTTGGATATTCAAAACGCCGTGGAACTATATAACCAGCTCTCCTCTGTTTATGAGCCCAATATACCTGTGGGACTGATGCATGGAAGGCTCCACAATGAAGAAAAAGAGGAAGTCATGCAAGAATTTGCTGAAAACCGATTAAAAGTCCTTGTCTCAACTACAGTCGTGGAAGTTGGAGTTAACGTGCCGAACGCAACGGTGATGGTAATTTATGATGCGGAGCGCTTTGGTCTTTCCCAGCTTCACCAGTTACGTGGGAGAGTAGGGCGCGGGTCAGATCAGAGTTATTGCATTTTACTTGCCGACCCTAAAGGTGATGTAGGGAAAGAGCGGATGAGAATCATGACAGAAACGACAGATGGATTTGAACTTTCGGAGCAGGACTTGAAACTTAGGGGTCCGGGTGATTTCTTCGGAAGAAAGCAGAGCGGTATGCCGGAATTTAAGGTAGCGGATATGGTTCATGACTACCGTGCTCTTGAAACAGCACGCCGCGATGCGGCTGAAATCATCACAGAAGAGCGGCTGGACAAGGATAGTCGTTACCGTCCTTTAAGAGATCTTATTTATCAGGATAAACAAATAATGGGTGAAGTTCTGGATTAGTCAGTTTCTCTCACATATTCTACTTCCGCTCCTCATATGAAACATCATAGATGCTTCGAAGTCTTGATGAAAGCTGGTGGTAGAATGGTTAAAGCGCAACGGCTTAACTACGGGGACCGAGTAGGAGTCATAGCCCCCGCTGGACCTCCAATAGAAGAGGATCTGAAAAGAGGTTTGGACGTTTTACGTTCTTTAGGACTCGATCCTGTACTAGGCGCCCATGTGCTTAATCAGGACCATACTTTTTCATATTTAGCTGCTCGTGATGAAGCAAGGTTAGAGGATTTGCATCGCATGTTTCTGGACCCCTGCATTAAGGCTGTGTTTTGCGCACGCGGGGGATATGGTACGGCACGGCTTGCTCCTTATCTTGATTATTCAATGATCAGTTGCAACCCAAAGGTGTTTTGGGGGTACAGTGATATTACTTATCTACACACCGCCATCTATAAATACAGTAATTTAGTTACTTTCCACGGACCTATGGTAGCTTCTGATCTAGGACGAACTCCCCTGAATAATGAAACCATCCTCTCCTTAGGTCAACTTTTTATGCCGAAGAATATAACTTTCCGTTATCCTGAATTTCCTTTTAATTCAATTCAGAACGGTAAAGCAGAGGGGATACTTGTAGGAGGAAATCTGACTGTACTTGCTGATTCAATGGGCACCGAGTTTGAACTGAATACAGATGACAGAATTCTATTTATTGAAGAAATTAATGAGCCGGCCTACAGAATTGATGCTATGCTTCTACAACTGCAGCTCGCAGGAAAGTTCGCTCATGTTAAAGGGGTTATTCTTGGTGATTTCAACCTCAAGGTTTCTGAGCTAGCTGAGACTCAAAAGGTACTACGCCAGTTCTTCATGCCTTACAAATTTCCTGTCTTGCAAGGATTCCCTTCCGGACATTGTACACCCAATTATGGTATTCCTTTAGGAACAAGAGTGCACTTAGATACGACTGCTCTATTGTTACAAGTTGAAGCAGGGGTAAACTGAGCTGCCATTGGTCGATACATGATCCTTGCGAAATTGATTTTGGTATTATATATTACTATTAGTACCTAGTCATAAAGCGACTGCTTTTGATTAATTGGACGGTGGAATTACGATGAAGAAGTCTAAAAAGATGAGGCAAAAAGAGTTGAAGGAGACGCTTGAGGTTTCGCCATTTACCACGGACGAGGAACTCGCTCGACGCTTTGGAGTCAGCATCCAAACCATTCGATTGGACCGCATGGAAATGTCTATTCCAGAATTGAGAGAAAGAATTAAATCAGTAGCTACCCAGGAATGGAATGAGACTGTAAAAGCCCTGCCGATTGAAGAAGTCATTGGTGAAGTTGTTGACTTAGAGCTGGATGAACGAGCCATTTCTATTTTAGATATTAGACCAGAGCACGTGTTTTCCAGAAATAATATAGCAAGAGGTCATCACCTCTTTGCTCAGGCAAATTCATTGGCAGTGGCCGTAATCAATGATGAACTTGCTTTAACCGCTCGCTCGGATATTCATTTTCGTAGACAAGTGAAACTTGGTGAGCGTGTCGTTTCAAAAGCCAATGTAGAAGGGAAAGATTCCAGGGGTCACACCATTGTGAACGTTCAGAGTTACGTTGGAAATGAAGAAGTGTTTGCGGGCACATTTGAGATGTTCCGTTCGAATCAATAGAAGGAGGATCAATTTATGAAACTAGCTATTGATGCTATGGGCGGGGATCACGCACCAGAAGCCATCGTGAAAGGGGCTGTTCATGCGGCTGAAACGATTAAAGGTGTCGAAATCACTTTAGTCGGAGATCAAGAACAGATTACCCCTTTTCTAAAAGGACAGTCTAATATTAAAGTGATACATACAACAGAAGTGATTACTTCGGAAGATGAGCCTGTCAGGGCTGTCCGAAGGAAAAAAAATGCTTCCATGGTTTTAATGGCTAAGGAAGTGAAAGAAGGAAGAGCAGATGGTTGTGTGTCTGCAGGTAACACGGGAGCATTAATGAGCGCCGGTCTTTTTGTAGTGGGACGAATGGAAGGAGTAGAGCGCCCAGCTCTAAGCCCAACATTACCTACCCAGGACGGTCAGGGTTTCTTAATGCTTGATGTGGGTGCCAATGTAGATGCAAAGCCTGAGCACCTTCTGCAATACGCGGTTATTGGTTCCATTTATGCAGAAAACGTACGAAAAATTTCCAAGCCGCGTGTAGGATTGCTCAATGTAGGGACTGAAGATGGAAAAGGGACAGACCTTACTAAAAAAACGTTCCAGCTTTTGAAAGAGGCCCCAATTAATTTCATTGGAAATGTAGAAGCTCGTGACCTTCTGGATGGTGCGGCGGATGTCGTCGTAACGGATGGATTCACCGGGAATATAGCACTTAAGACCATAGAAGGAACGGCAATGACCATGTTTTCTATGATGAAGAAAACGTTCATGAGCAATCTTAAGACAAAAATTGCTGCAGGATTAGCCAAAAATGACCTGAGAAAACTTAAAGGTCAGCTGGATTATTCAGAGTATGGAGGGGCAGGGCTGTTCGGCCTGGCAGCGCCTGTGATTAAAGCGCATGGCTCCTCTAACGAACGGGCCGCTTATAACGCTATCCGCCAGGCTTGTGAAATGATCGAACTTGATGTCACTCAAACCATCTCGAATACACTGAAGACCATTCAATCAGAGGAGGAAGAAAAGTGAAAAAAACAGCTTTTATTTTTCCAGGACAGGGATCGCAAGAAGTAGGAATGGGTAAAGCAATGTATGACTTCTATCCTTCTGTGAAAAAAATGTTTGATGATGCCGATGACGTACTCGGTTATTCATTGACTACACTTATGTTCGAAGGGCCCCAGGAAGAACTAACTAAAACGGAGAACGCTCAGCCAGCTTTATTGCTGAATAGTGTAGCTATTAACCACGTCTTAAAAGAAGAAGGTATCAAACCTTCTATGACAGCGGGACATAGTCTAGGCGAATATAGTGCTCTTGTAGCTTCCGGTTCCCTTGACCCCATGGCGGCTGTGCAGCTGGTGCATACGCGCGGAAAGTTGATGGAAGAAGCTTATCCAACCGGAAAAGGTTCAATGGCGGCTGTATTGGGGATGTCTCAAGAGGAAATCGAGAAAGTTCTGGAAGGGTTCAATGACGATGAGCCTGTTGACCTGGCGAATATTAATTGCCCTGGGCAAATTGTAATCTCTGGAACAAAAGAGGGAGTATCTCAGGCATCAGAACAGCTGTCCGAAGCTGGAGCTAAGCGTGTACTACCTTTGAATGTGAGTGGACCTTTTCACTCTCGTCTCATGAAACCCGCAAGCGGTGACTTTGCCGACCATTTGTCGAAGAATTCGATTTCGGAAGCGTCTGTACCTGTATATGCGAATGTTACAGCAGGTCCTGTTACAGAAGCAGATGAAATTGAGAAGCTGCTTGTTAAGCAGTTATATTCTCCGGTCCGTTTTCAGCAAATACTTGAAGCATTTGTTGAAGAGGACGTGGATGCCATCGTAGAAATCGGTAACGGAAAAGTCTTGAGCGGACTTGTACGAAAGGTTAAGCGAAGAATGAAAACATTTAATGTGCAGGATCCTGAAACAGTAGACCAATTTATCCAATGGTATAAGGAGGAGTCTTAATGTTACAAGAACAAGCAGCTCTCGTTACCGGGGCTTCCCGTGGAATTGGACGAGCCATTGCTATGGAACTCGCCTCTAAAGGTGCTAAAGTCGCCGTTAACTATGCTGGCAGTGAAGATAAAGCAGAAGCAGTTGTGCAGGAAATTATAGATCAGGGTGGAGAAGCTATCAAAATACAGGCTGATGTAACGAGTGAGGACGACGTTAAACGCATGATTAAAACAGTCGTAGATGAATTCGGCCGCCTTGATATTCTTGTTAATAATGCAGGCATTACGAAAGACAACTTACTTATGAGGATGAAAGAAGAAGAATTCGATTCCGTTATTGATACGAATCTTAAAGGCGTGTTTCTTTGTACCAAAGGCGTAACGCGTCAGATGATGAAACAAAAGTACGGCCGGATCATCAATGTGGCTTCTATCGTAGGGGTTTCAGGAAATGCTGGGCAGGCTAACTATGTAGCTGCAAAAGCAGGGGTGATCGGCATGACGAAATCAAATGCCAAAGAACTTGCTTCAAGGAATATTCAGGTTAATGCAGTTGCTCCGGGTTATATTACTACAGATATGACAGAGGCGCTTACTTTCGAACAAAGAGAACAGATGTTATCCTTAATCCCTCTGAACCGTCTTGGTGAAGCGGCAGACGTTGCTCGTGTTGTCCGTTTTCTAGCTTCAGAAGACGCTGCTTATATGACGGGCCAGACCTTGCATGTTGATGGCGGAATGGTCATGTAAAAATGATATGGTTTTTCGCTTGAAAATTTACTATAATGACTGAAGGGAGGTGAAGTCCAATGGCAGATACATTTGATCGAGTAAAACAAATCATCGTTGATCGTTTAGACGTTGAGGAATCTAAAGTAACAATGGAGGCTTCCTTCAAAGAAGATTTAGAAGCAGACTCTTTAGACGTAGTAGAGCTTGTAATGGAGCTTGAAGATGAGTTTGATATGGAAATCTCAGACGAAGAAGCTGAAAAAATCAATACAGTTGGGAACGCTGTGAATTACATAAACAGTGTGCTATAACCCTTCAAACATGCTGTCTGTGTAAAAGCAGGCAGCCTTTCCTATTGATGAGAAATTTATAGCAAAGGACAAGGTGATTTATGGATGATTTTTCCAGTTTCCAGAAGAGAGTCAATATCCACTTCCAGGATATCTCGTTACTGGAACAAGCTTTCACACATTCATCTTATGTGAATGAGCATCGTAAAACGGAGCGCAAGGATAATGAGCGTCTGGAATTTTTAGGTGATGCTGTTTTGGAATTAGGTGTCTCACAATACTTGTATCGGGAGTATCCTGATATGGCAGAAGGAGAGCTTACCAAGTTCCGCGCTTCTATAGTCTGCGAAGCATCTCTTGTAGATTTCGCTAAAGACCTTAACTTTCATGAGCTTATTTTATTGGGCAAAGGAGAGGAATTAACAGGTGGACGCAACCGGCCGGCCTTGCTCGCTGATGTATTTGAAGCCTTCATTGGTGCTTTGTATTTGGATCAAGGCTTTGAAGAGGTAGTAACATTCTTAGAGAAGTATGTTTACCCTAAGGTTAAAAAAGGTGCTTTTTCTCATGCGATGGATTTTAAAAGTCAGCTACAGGAATTTATTCAGCGGGATAAAAACAGTAAGATTGAATATGAAATTGTAGAAGAAAGAGGACCTGCCCACAGCAGAGAATTTATTGCTCATGTTCGGATCCAGGGAGAAGTTGGTGGAATCGGGGTCGGCAGAACAAAGAAAGAGGCAGAGCAGCGGGCTGCCCAAAAAGCATTAGAAAATCACGGAGCCCTTTCCTGAAAAAAGGACAGGCTAGAACTCGGATGAAGTTCTGGCCTGTCCTTTTTATTATTGAACCTTTTTATTGAGGTTTCCGAAATCTTCCCAATTCTTGAACAAATGTCTGGATCTCTGACACACTTAACTGTCCTTTCATTTGAACAATATCGTGTAATTCCTTAATCTCGTCATACTTCTCTAAATCGTAATCATCCGGGTCCATGATGGTGCGGTTCACAACTTGTAACCGGTCGGCCATATCATTAATAATGAATTCAAGATTCTCGCGCGTAGGTTCTTCTAAACTCAAGACAAATCCTCCTTCAAAGCTCCTAGTATGGGCTAATACATATAATAAAATACTTTTCTGCTTTTTAAAACCCTTTGCTGTAAGGAAAAATTAAAGTTCTTATCGCTCGTCATCACTTCCTACCGTAGGGCGGATGTTTATGATAAAATAAATTAGTTGAGTGAAAGATTGCGAATATACAGGAGGATGAATATGTTCCTCAAACAGTTAGATACCATAGGGTTTAAATCATTTGCTGAAAGAGTAACGGTCGATTTCGTACCGGGCGTCACCTCAGTTGTCGGACCGAACGGAAGCGGCAAAAGTAATATTACGGATGCTATACGCTGGGTGCTGGGAGAGCAGTCAGCCAGATCTCTCAGAGGATCGAAGATGGAAGATATCATTTTCGCAGGCAGTGACACACGAAAAGCGCAGAATATGGCTGAAGTCACTTTGACGCTTGATAATTCTGATCAGACCCTTCCTCTTGATTATCAGGAAGTTAGTGTGATGAGACGAGTGTTTCGTTCGGGAGAAAGTGAATTTTATATTAATAATCAAACATGCAGATTAAAAGATATTGTCGATTTATTTATGGACTCAGGTCTCGGACGTGAGGCTTTTTCCATTATTAGTCAGGGGAAAGTGGAAGAAATTTTAAGCTCGAAAGCGGAAGAGCGGCGCTCGATTTTCGAAGAAGCAGCTGGAGTTTTGAAGTACAAGCAGAGAAAAAAGAAAGCGGAATATAAACTCGCAGAAACTCAGGAGAACTTAAATCGGGTTGAAGATATAATTCATGAAATAGATGGACAGCTTGAACCGCTAAAAGAACAGGCTGCTGTGGCTAAGGACTATTTGGAGAAAAAGGAAGACTTAAAACAAATAGAGGTTTCCCTATTAATCACCCAAATAGAAAATCTTCATGGAGAGTGGCAGGAACTCCTTAAAGAATTGGCTACGGTTAAAGAACAGGAATCAGAACTGCGGTCACATATAGAAGAAAAAGAAACTGCTGTTGTAAAGCAGCGGGACACAATGCAGGCTCTTGATGAATCGATTGAGGATCTACAGGAAACCCTGCTGGTTCTAACTAAAGAGCTGGAAAATCTCGAAGGCAGACGAGAACTTATGAAAGAGCGTCATAAGCACTTTGAAGAGAATAAAACAAAAGTCGAACAGGATTATGAAGAGCTTTCCAGTAAATTGGATGAACTTCAAAAAACAGCTAAGAAGGAAACAAAACAATTAAATGCGTTCAAGAAACAACGAAAGCAGACCAAGGATGATCTTGAGCAGACGAACCAGGCGCTTAGTGAAGATATAGAAGGTATTGAAGATCAGATCGAAGACCTTAAAAGTGATTATATTGATCTTCTGAATGAACAGGCAGCCAAAAGAAATGAAAAGCAGTCTCTCGAAAAGCAGGTATCACAGATCAATTATAAAAAAGGCCATCAACAGACACGCTTCAGTGATCTAAGGGACGAACGAGAAGTCCTCGAAACCAGCTTAACTGAAGCTGTGGAAAATCTGAAGAATATATCCGATCTGCGCGAGAAGAAGGAAAAACATCTAGCCGGCCTTCAAGAAGAACTGGAAGAAAATCAACAATCCTATCAGGAGTGGCAGGAGAAATTATATAAAGGCTACCAATACTTAGAAAAGCTGCGATCGAAAAAAGAAATGCTGGAAGATATGAAGGAAGATTTCTCAGGCTATTATCAGGGTGTTCGTGAAGTATTAAAAGCAAGACAAAACCAGCAGCTTATGAATATTGAAGGTGCTGTACTGGAACTGATCGACATCCCGGGGGATTATTTAACAGCTATTGAGACGGCTCTTGGAGCCCAGGCTCAGCATATTGTTGTTAAAGATGATCAAGCTGGCAGAAAGGCGATTCACTGGCTGAAGAATAATAATAAAGGCCGTGCCACGTTCTTACCTTTAACTTCCATACAGCCGCGTTCCGTACACAACCAAGCGGCTTCAAAACTCCCAGAGCAGGAAGGCTTTGTCGGAGTCGCCGCTGACCTCGTAACGTATGACAGCCGTTTTAAAAAAGCGATCCAACACCTTCTAGGACATA
The Halobacillus halophilus DSM 2266 DNA segment above includes these coding regions:
- the plsX gene encoding phosphate acyltransferase PlsX, with protein sequence MKLAIDAMGGDHAPEAIVKGAVHAAETIKGVEITLVGDQEQITPFLKGQSNIKVIHTTEVITSEDEPVRAVRRKKNASMVLMAKEVKEGRADGCVSAGNTGALMSAGLFVVGRMEGVERPALSPTLPTQDGQGFLMLDVGANVDAKPEHLLQYAVIGSIYAENVRKISKPRVGLLNVGTEDGKGTDLTKKTFQLLKEAPINFIGNVEARDLLDGAADVVVTDGFTGNIALKTIEGTAMTMFSMMKKTFMSNLKTKIAAGLAKNDLRKLKGQLDYSEYGGAGLFGLAAPVIKAHGSSNERAAYNAIRQACEMIELDVTQTISNTLKTIQSEEEEK
- the fabD gene encoding ACP S-malonyltransferase; the encoded protein is MKKTAFIFPGQGSQEVGMGKAMYDFYPSVKKMFDDADDVLGYSLTTLMFEGPQEELTKTENAQPALLLNSVAINHVLKEEGIKPSMTAGHSLGEYSALVASGSLDPMAAVQLVHTRGKLMEEAYPTGKGSMAAVLGMSQEEIEKVLEGFNDDEPVDLANINCPGQIVISGTKEGVSQASEQLSEAGAKRVLPLNVSGPFHSRLMKPASGDFADHLSKNSISEASVPVYANVTAGPVTEADEIEKLLVKQLYSPVRFQQILEAFVEEDVDAIVEIGNGKVLSGLVRKVKRRMKTFNVQDPETVDQFIQWYKEES
- the fabG gene encoding 3-oxoacyl-[acyl-carrier-protein] reductase, whose product is MLQEQAALVTGASRGIGRAIAMELASKGAKVAVNYAGSEDKAEAVVQEIIDQGGEAIKIQADVTSEDDVKRMIKTVVDEFGRLDILVNNAGITKDNLLMRMKEEEFDSVIDTNLKGVFLCTKGVTRQMMKQKYGRIINVASIVGVSGNAGQANYVAAKAGVIGMTKSNAKELASRNIQVNAVAPGYITTDMTEALTFEQREQMLSLIPLNRLGEAADVARVVRFLASEDAAYMTGQTLHVDGGMVM
- the acpP gene encoding acyl carrier protein, encoding MADTFDRVKQIIVDRLDVEESKVTMEASFKEDLEADSLDVVELVMELEDEFDMEISDEEAEKINTVGNAVNYINSVL
- the rnc gene encoding ribonuclease III; this translates as MDDFSSFQKRVNIHFQDISLLEQAFTHSSYVNEHRKTERKDNERLEFLGDAVLELGVSQYLYREYPDMAEGELTKFRASIVCEASLVDFAKDLNFHELILLGKGEELTGGRNRPALLADVFEAFIGALYLDQGFEEVVTFLEKYVYPKVKKGAFSHAMDFKSQLQEFIQRDKNSKIEYEIVEERGPAHSREFIAHVRIQGEVGGIGVGRTKKEAEQRAAQKALENHGALS
- a CDS encoding DUF1128 domain-containing protein, with the translated sequence MSLEEPTRENLEFIINDMADRLQVVNRTIMDPDDYDLEKYDEIKELHDIVQMKGQLSVSEIQTFVQELGRFRKPQ